The following proteins come from a genomic window of Nitrospira sp.:
- a CDS encoding Na(+) H(+) antiporter subunit C, whose protein sequence is MAVGIGIMTSCAVYLLLRGRTFPLVLGLSMLSTAANLFILSMGRLRPGVSPIVAAGAEDYADPVPQALVLTAIVIGFGMTGFIMALAARTRHRTGSDHVDGAEPVSERRPEQGP, encoded by the coding sequence ATGGCGGTCGGCATCGGCATCATGACGTCCTGCGCGGTGTATTTACTTCTCCGGGGGCGGACGTTCCCATTGGTGCTGGGACTGTCGATGTTGTCCACAGCCGCCAATCTCTTTATTTTGTCCATGGGACGCCTTCGACCCGGGGTTTCGCCCATCGTGGCGGCCGGCGCAGAGGACTATGCTGATCCGGTCCCCCAGGCTCTGGTATTGACGGCCATCGTGATTGGGTTCGGCATGACCGGTTTCATCATGGCGCTCGCGGCACGCACGCGGCATCGGACCGGCAGCGATCATGTAGACGGCGCCGAGCCGGTGTCGGAACGCAGGCCGGAGCAGGGCCCATGA
- a CDS encoding Na(+) H(+) antiporter subunit D: protein MTHLLAAPIIVPALAAALLVILHRAPIEVKRAIGMGATVAVASAALAIFSETRSGTPLVYRLGDWPSPFGIVLVADHLSAFMLLLTASLALAVLLYAVQGWDTRGKLFHPLFLFQMMGLNGAFLTGDLFNLFVFFEILLIASYGLAMEGLEVEQLRATLHYAAINIAASSVFLIAVSLMYGVMGTLNMAHLAERVAEVRAEDVGLVRAAGLLLLGVFAVKAAVFPLYFWLPAAYSHAPAPVAALFAVMTKVGVYAIIRVTTLIFTGGEDGVMELTSPWLLPVALITLTFGTLGALGAQRLATMTAYLTIASIGTILTGVASGGEGLAAALYYLAHSTLIIAVLFLVADLLSRSRGAVGDQLHPGPPLRQAVPLGLAFLFGGATVAGIPPSSGFLGKLMILQSTMDGMMVIVVWVVILVTSVLTLVTCSRAGSIVLWNYIEPDQLAHDRPPRAGEWIALAALTGCSMGLVIFAAPVTHYTGEIGAQLTSPGSYIHAVLGSGQDDFIRPHAMDRVR, encoded by the coding sequence ATGACCCATTTGCTCGCCGCTCCGATTATTGTGCCCGCGCTTGCGGCAGCGCTTCTTGTGATCTTGCACCGCGCACCGATCGAGGTGAAACGTGCGATCGGCATGGGAGCAACGGTGGCCGTTGCATCTGCGGCACTCGCGATTTTCTCGGAGACGCGCTCCGGCACGCCGCTCGTCTACCGCCTGGGCGACTGGCCGTCGCCGTTCGGCATCGTGCTGGTCGCGGATCACCTCTCCGCCTTCATGCTGCTCTTGACGGCGTCGCTTGCGCTCGCGGTGCTGCTCTATGCCGTGCAGGGGTGGGATACCCGGGGGAAGCTGTTCCACCCGCTCTTTCTCTTCCAAATGATGGGCCTGAACGGCGCCTTTCTCACGGGAGATCTATTCAACTTGTTCGTCTTCTTCGAAATTCTCTTGATCGCGTCGTACGGTCTCGCGATGGAAGGCTTGGAAGTCGAGCAGCTGCGTGCCACGCTCCACTATGCCGCGATCAATATCGCAGCCTCCAGTGTGTTCCTGATCGCTGTCAGCTTGATGTACGGCGTCATGGGAACGCTCAACATGGCACATCTGGCCGAACGTGTCGCGGAGGTGCGGGCCGAAGACGTGGGACTCGTGCGAGCCGCCGGTTTGTTGCTCCTCGGCGTGTTTGCCGTCAAGGCCGCAGTGTTTCCGCTCTATTTCTGGTTGCCGGCCGCCTATTCCCATGCGCCTGCGCCGGTGGCGGCGCTGTTCGCCGTTATGACCAAGGTCGGCGTGTATGCGATCATCCGTGTCACGACGCTGATCTTTACCGGCGGAGAAGATGGTGTGATGGAATTGACATCTCCCTGGCTGCTGCCGGTAGCCTTGATCACATTGACATTCGGCACCTTGGGCGCGCTGGGCGCCCAGCGCCTTGCCACCATGACGGCGTATCTCACCATTGCGTCGATCGGCACGATCCTCACCGGTGTGGCGAGCGGCGGCGAGGGCCTCGCCGCCGCGCTCTATTACCTGGCACATTCCACTCTGATCATTGCGGTCCTTTTCCTCGTCGCCGATCTGCTCAGCCGTAGCCGCGGCGCCGTGGGAGACCAGCTCCATCCGGGCCCGCCGCTCCGCCAAGCGGTGCCGCTCGGTCTGGCCTTTCTTTTCGGCGGCGCGACGGTGGCCGGCATCCCGCCGTCATCGGGATTTCTAGGCAAGCTGATGATCCTGCAAAGCACGATGGATGGGATGATGGTCATCGTCGTATGGGTGGTCATTTTGGTGACGAGCGTGCTGACCTTGGTGACGTGTTCGCGTGCGGGCAGCATCGTCCTCTGGAATTACATTGAACCGGACCAGCTTGCGCACGACCGGCCTCCTCGCGCCGGTGAGTGGATCGCGCTCGCCGCGCTGACCGGCTGCAGCATGGGCCTTGTCATCTTCGCGGCTCCCGTTACGCATTATACCGGCGAAATAGGGGCGCAACTGACATCCCCCGGTTCCTATATTCATGCCGTCCTGGGATCCGGGCAGGACGATTTCATTAGACCTCATGCCATGGACAGAGTTCGATGA
- a CDS encoding Na(+) H(+) antiporter subunit E, which yields MKKLCPFPMLSTVLAGTWLVLAGISPLHLAMALMVALAIPLSIAPLLDGLPGVRSLPAAMRLVARVLWDILIANITVARLVLGPISRLRPGFVRVPLAVTHPHAISLLMSMISITPGSIPLALSPGARTMLVHVLDLEDEKAFIAKVKERYERPLMEILEC from the coding sequence ATGAAGAAGCTGTGTCCGTTTCCTATGCTCTCGACGGTGCTCGCCGGCACCTGGCTTGTCTTGGCCGGGATTTCGCCGCTGCATCTTGCGATGGCTCTCATGGTCGCCCTTGCCATTCCGCTCAGCATCGCTCCGCTGCTCGATGGACTGCCGGGTGTCCGTTCGCTACCCGCGGCGATGCGGCTCGTGGCGCGGGTCTTGTGGGATATCCTCATCGCCAATATCACGGTCGCGCGCCTCGTGCTCGGGCCTATCTCACGCCTGCGCCCCGGATTCGTGCGGGTACCGCTTGCCGTGACGCACCCGCACGCGATCTCGCTGCTTATGAGCATGATTTCGATTACGCCCGGCTCCATTCCCTTGGCGCTCTCGCCGGGTGCGCGCACCATGCTGGTGCATGTGCTCGACCTGGAAGACGAAAAGGCCTTCATCGCCAAGGTCAAAGAGCGATATGAGCGCCCCTTGATGGAGATCTTGGAATGTTGA
- a CDS encoding Na(+) H(+) antiporter subunit G, with amino-acid sequence MLDILVSVLLLVGSLFVVVGAFSLVRLPDFFMRLHGPTKSTTLGVGSFLLAAVVHSADGGFTLRELLIALFLFMTAPVSAFLLGQVGLRRRVTSRAPIPEDFPGLRR; translated from the coding sequence ATGCTGGATATCCTCGTCTCCGTCCTCCTGCTGGTGGGGAGCCTGTTCGTCGTGGTGGGGGCGTTCAGTCTCGTTCGTCTTCCCGATTTCTTCATGCGGCTGCACGGCCCGACGAAATCCACGACGTTGGGCGTCGGGAGCTTTTTACTCGCGGCCGTCGTCCACTCTGCCGACGGCGGATTCACCCTGCGGGAACTGCTCATTGCCCTGTTTCTGTTCATGACTGCGCCGGTGAGCGCTTTCCTACTGGGTCAAGTAGGCCTGCGGAGACGCGTGACTTCACGTGCTCCCATACCGGAAGATTTCCCCGGTTTACGCCGTTAA